The Pseudomonas sp. LFM046 region TCGATCCAACAGGCCGGCCACTGTCCGGCAAGACCCGACAAGAACAATCAAGGGCACTCACGATGACCAACAACTGCCTCCCCTTCCTTGCCGCCCGTGACTTCCTGCTGGCCCACCGCACCGACTACGACACCGCCGTGCGCGATTTCCGTTGGCCGCAGCTCACCGAATTCAACTGGGCGCTGGACTACTTCGACACCATGGCCAAGGGCAACCAGGCCAACGCGCTCTGGATCGTCGAAGAGGATGGCAGCGAACGCCGCTACAGCTTCCAGGAGCTGGCACAACGTTCCAACCGTGTCGCCAATCACCTGCGCGCACTCGGTGTGCAGCGTGGCGAACGCATTCTGATGATGCTCGGCAATGACATCGCCCTCTGGGAAACCATGCTCGCGGCCTTCAAGCTGGGCGCCGTGGTGATTCCCGCCACCGCCCTGCTCACCCCCGAAGACCTGCGCGACCGCATCGAGCGCGGCCACGTCCGCCACCTGGTGGTGGGTAGCGCCAACCTCGACAAGTTCAACGGCCTCGCCGAAGGCTGCACCCGCATCAGCGTCGGCCGGGGGGCTCCGGGTTGGACCCCGCACAGTTCAGCGCTGGAATATTCCGCCGAGTTCGAGGCCGACGGCGTGACTCTGGCCACGGACCCGATGCTGCTCTACTTCACCTCCGGCACCACCTCCAAGCCGAAGATGGTGCTGCACAGCCACCAGAGCTACCCGGTCGGGCATCTCTCCACCATGTACTGGATTGGCCTGCAGCCCGGCGACCTGCACCTGAACATCTCCTCCCCCGGCTGGGCCAAGCATGCGTGGAGCTGCTTCTTCGCGCCCTGGAACGCCGGCGCCTGCATCTTCATCCACAACACCTCGCGCTTCAGTGCCCCGGCCCTGCTCGGCGTGCTGGAACGCTACGGCGTCACCAGCCTCTGCGCCCCGCCCACCGTCTGGCGCATGCTGATCCAGGAGGACCTGGCCAGCTACCGTGGCCGCCTGCGTCTGCGAGAACTGGTGGGCGCCGGCGAACCGCTCAACCCGGAAATCATCGAGCAGATCCAGCACGCCTGGGGCATGAACCTGCGCGACGGCTTCGGCCAGACGGAGACCACCGCCCAGGTGGGCAACACCCCCGGCCAGACGCTCAAGCCGGGCTCCATGGGCCGCCCGCTGCCCGGATACCGGGTAACCATGCTCGACCCCGACGGCATGCCCGGCAACGAGGGTGAAGTCGCCCTGCCGCTGGATGTCCGCCCCCTGGGCCTGATGCTCCGCTACGAGGACAGCCCGGAGAAAACCGCCGAAGTGATGCGCGATGGCTACTACCGCACCGGCGACACGGCCCTGATCGACGACGACGGCTATATCACCTTCGTCGGCCGTGCCGATGACGTGTTCAAGGCCTCGGACTACCGCATCAGCCCCTTCGAGCTGGAAAGCGCCCTGATCGAACACCCCTCGGTGATGGAAGTGGCCGTGGTCCCCAGCCCCGACCCGGTGCGCCTGGCGGTGCCCAAGGCCTTTCTGATCCTGGCCCATGGCGAGACCGGCAGCGCCGAACTGGCCAGCAGCATCCTCGCCTTCGCTCGCGAGCACCTGGCGCCCTACAAGCGGGTGCGCCGCATCGAGTTCGTCAGCGAACTGCCCAAGACCATCTCCGGAAAGATCCGCCGGGTGGAACTGCGGCAGATCGAAGTGCAACGCCGCCAGAGCGATGCACGCCACCCGCAGGAATTCTTCGAGGAAGACTTCCCGCACCTCAAGGGCTGAGCCCGCACCGTTCTCTGAAATCCCGAC contains the following coding sequences:
- a CDS encoding AMP-binding protein, whose protein sequence is MTNNCLPFLAARDFLLAHRTDYDTAVRDFRWPQLTEFNWALDYFDTMAKGNQANALWIVEEDGSERRYSFQELAQRSNRVANHLRALGVQRGERILMMLGNDIALWETMLAAFKLGAVVIPATALLTPEDLRDRIERGHVRHLVVGSANLDKFNGLAEGCTRISVGRGAPGWTPHSSALEYSAEFEADGVTLATDPMLLYFTSGTTSKPKMVLHSHQSYPVGHLSTMYWIGLQPGDLHLNISSPGWAKHAWSCFFAPWNAGACIFIHNTSRFSAPALLGVLERYGVTSLCAPPTVWRMLIQEDLASYRGRLRLRELVGAGEPLNPEIIEQIQHAWGMNLRDGFGQTETTAQVGNTPGQTLKPGSMGRPLPGYRVTMLDPDGMPGNEGEVALPLDVRPLGLMLRYEDSPEKTAEVMRDGYYRTGDTALIDDDGYITFVGRADDVFKASDYRISPFELESALIEHPSVMEVAVVPSPDPVRLAVPKAFLILAHGETGSAELASSILAFAREHLAPYKRVRRIEFVSELPKTISGKIRRVELRQIEVQRRQSDARHPQEFFEEDFPHLKG